Proteins from one Ahaetulla prasina isolate Xishuangbanna chromosome 2, ASM2864084v1, whole genome shotgun sequence genomic window:
- the LOC131193124 gene encoding zinc finger protein 252-like: MHTGKKSYHCPDCGKSFTANSHLVIHQRTHTGEKPFECPDCGKGFSQNSSLVIHQRTHTGEKPFECSDCGKRFSWNSNLLKHQRTHTGEKPFGCSDCGKHFSLNSHLVKHQRTHTGEKPFECPDCGKGFSQNSSLVIHQRTHTGEKPFECSDCGKHFSWNSNLVKHQRTHTGEKPFECPDCGKSFSQNYDLMNHQRTHTGEKPFECSDCGKSFSWNSSLVIHQRTHTEEKPFECPVCGKCFNQNSHLLEHQRTHTGEKPFECGDCGKHFSLNSNLVKHQRTHTGEKPFECPDCGKSFSWFCSLVIHQRTHTGEKPFECPVCGKGFNQNSHLLEHQRTHTGEKRFECPDCGKRFSQNSSLVKHQRTHTGEKPFECPDCGKRFSQNSSLVIHQRTHTGEKPFECPDCGKNFSENSNFVKHQRTHTGEKPFECPDCGKSFCHKSNLVVHQRTHTRETI; the protein is encoded by the coding sequence ATGCACACAGGAAAGAAATCGTATcactgtcctgattgtgggaaaagtttcactgCAAATTCCCacttggtgatacaccagaggactcacacaggagaaaaaccctttgaatgtcctgattgtgggaaaggtttcagtcagaattcaagCCTGGTGattcatcagaggactcacacaggagagaaaccctttgaatgttctgattgtgggaaacgTTTCAGTTGGAATTCCAATTTGCTTAAacaccaaaggactcacacaggagagaaaccctttggatGTTCTGATTGTGGCAAACATTTCAGTTTGAATTCCCATTTGGTtaaacatcagaggactcacacaggagagaaaccctttgaatgtcctgactgtgggaaaggtttcagtcagaattcaagCCTGGTGattcatcagaggactcacacaggagagaaaccctttgaatgttctgattgtgggaaacaTTTCAGTTGGAATTCTAACTTGgttaaacaccagaggactcacacaggagagaaaccctttgaatgtcctgattgtgggaaaagtttcagtcagaattatgACCTGATGaaccatcagaggactcacacaggagaaaaaccctttgaatgttctgattgtgggaaaagtttcagttggaactccagcctggtgatacaccagaggactcacacagaagagaaaccgtttgaatgtcctgtttgtgggaaatgtttcaaccAAAATTCCCACCTGTTGGAacaccaaaggactcacacaggagagaaaccctttgaatgtggtGATTGTGGCAAACATTTCAGTTTGAATTCCAatttggtgaaacaccagaggactcacacaggggagaaaccctttgaatgtcctgattgcggAAAAAGTTTCAGTTGGTTCtgcagcctggtgatacaccagaggactcacacaggagagaaaccctttgaatgtcctgtttgtgggaaaggtttcaatcagaattcccacctgttggaacaccagaggactcacacaggagagaaacgttttgaatgtccagattgtgggaaacgtttcagtcagaattcaagcctagtgaaacaccagaggactcacacaggagagaaaccctttgaatgtcctgattgtgggaaacgtttcagtcagaattcaagcctggtgatacaccagaggactcacacaggggagaaaccctttgaatgtcctgattgtggaaaaAATTTCAGTGAGAATTCCAATTTTGTtaaacatcagaggactcacacaggagagaaaccctttgaatgtcctgattgtgggaaaagtttctgtCATAAGTCCAACTTGGtggtacaccagaggactcacacaagaGAAACGATATGA